From Erigeron canadensis isolate Cc75 chromosome 8, C_canadensis_v1, whole genome shotgun sequence, one genomic window encodes:
- the LOC122579086 gene encoding probable UDP-3-O-acyl-N-acetylglucosamine deacetylase 1, mitochondrial isoform X2 produces the protein MSLRAAAVEAYKSSDLISWRSTGKLQQTIAGYIEKTGATLHSGNRSTVRIWPEAAGTGRYFDFCSRLIPASIDFAQDSPLCTTLRKDGYSLRTVEHLLSALEGTGVDNCRIEIVSSDHDATSAEVPIFDGSSLEWVEAIEKVGLTVAVDCNGRSRDKLAPYITQPVYVSKGDSVIAAFPSKEANVSYGIDFLQVPSLGLQWFSLVFGSGTNSIYSKQIAPSRTFCIYEEVEKMRNAGLIKGGSEDNALVFSTSKGLLNPPLRSPEEPCSHKILDFIGDVSLFARSGSQGLPVANIIAYKGGHTLHAEFVRRLSGILERQ, from the exons ATGTCACTCCGCGCCGCCGCAGTCGAAGCTTACAAATCTTCCGATCTTATTTCTTGGAGATCC ACTGGCAAGCTTCAGCAAACAATCGCCGGTTATATCGAGAAAACAGGAGCAACACTTCATTCCGGCAACAGATCAACCGTCAGGATATGGCCTGAGGCCGCCGGAACAGGACGGTACTTTGATTTCTGCTCACGTTTAATTCCAGCTTCAATTGATTTCGCTCAAGATTCGCCGCTCTGTACTACACTTCGTAAAGACGGATACAGTCTTCGAACCGTTGAACACTTGCTTTCGGCTTTGGAAGGAACCGGTGTCGATAATTGTCGAATCGAAATAGTTAGCTCTGATCATGATGCAACATCAGCTGAG GTTCCTATCTTTGATGGATCGTCTTTGGAATGGGTGGAAGCTATTGAGAAAGTTGGGCTGACAGTTGCCGTGGATTGCAATGGTAGGAGTCGTGACAAATTAGCACCATATATAACTCAACCTGTTTATGTGTCAAAAGGAGATTCTGTTATAGCCGCATTCCCTTCTAAGGAAGCTAATGTTAGTTATGGAATTGATTTTCTACAG GTACCATCTTTAGGTCTCCAATGGTTTTCTTTGGTCTTTGGCAGTGGCACCAACTCTATTTATTCCAAGCAAATAGCTCCTTCGCGAACCTTCTGCATTTATGAAGAG GTGGAGAAAATGCGAAACGCAGGACTCATCAAGGGTGGCTCTGAAGATAATGCTCTTGTTTTCAG TACCAGTAAAGGTTTGCTGAATCCACCTTTGCGCTCACCCGAGGAACCGTGCAGTCACAAGATTCTAGACTTTATTGGTGATGTTTCTCTCTTTGCTCGCAGTGGTAGTCAAGGGCTTCCGGTTGCAAATATCATAGCTTATAAG GGAGGTCACACGCTGCATGCAGAATTTGTTCGCCGACTGTCAGGAATTCTTGAACGACAGTGA
- the LOC122579086 gene encoding probable UDP-3-O-acyl-N-acetylglucosamine deacetylase 1, mitochondrial isoform X1, protein MSLRAAAVEAYKSSDLISWRSTGKLQQTIAGYIEKTGATLHSGNRSTVRIWPEAAGTGRYFDFCSRLIPASIDFAQDSPLCTTLRKDGYSLRTVEHLLSALEGTGVDNCRIEIVSSDHDATSAEVPIFDGSSLEWVEAIEKVGLTVAVDCNGRSRDKLAPYITQPVYVSKGDSVIAAFPSKEANVSYGIDFLQVPSLGLQWFSLVFGSGTNSIYSKQIAPSRTFCIYEEVEKMRNAGLIKGGSEDNALVFSTSKGLLNPPLRSPEEPCSHKILDFIGDVSLFARSGSQGLPVANIIAYKACHQGRSHAACRICSPTVRNS, encoded by the exons ATGTCACTCCGCGCCGCCGCAGTCGAAGCTTACAAATCTTCCGATCTTATTTCTTGGAGATCC ACTGGCAAGCTTCAGCAAACAATCGCCGGTTATATCGAGAAAACAGGAGCAACACTTCATTCCGGCAACAGATCAACCGTCAGGATATGGCCTGAGGCCGCCGGAACAGGACGGTACTTTGATTTCTGCTCACGTTTAATTCCAGCTTCAATTGATTTCGCTCAAGATTCGCCGCTCTGTACTACACTTCGTAAAGACGGATACAGTCTTCGAACCGTTGAACACTTGCTTTCGGCTTTGGAAGGAACCGGTGTCGATAATTGTCGAATCGAAATAGTTAGCTCTGATCATGATGCAACATCAGCTGAG GTTCCTATCTTTGATGGATCGTCTTTGGAATGGGTGGAAGCTATTGAGAAAGTTGGGCTGACAGTTGCCGTGGATTGCAATGGTAGGAGTCGTGACAAATTAGCACCATATATAACTCAACCTGTTTATGTGTCAAAAGGAGATTCTGTTATAGCCGCATTCCCTTCTAAGGAAGCTAATGTTAGTTATGGAATTGATTTTCTACAG GTACCATCTTTAGGTCTCCAATGGTTTTCTTTGGTCTTTGGCAGTGGCACCAACTCTATTTATTCCAAGCAAATAGCTCCTTCGCGAACCTTCTGCATTTATGAAGAG GTGGAGAAAATGCGAAACGCAGGACTCATCAAGGGTGGCTCTGAAGATAATGCTCTTGTTTTCAG TACCAGTAAAGGTTTGCTGAATCCACCTTTGCGCTCACCCGAGGAACCGTGCAGTCACAAGATTCTAGACTTTATTGGTGATGTTTCTCTCTTTGCTCGCAGTGGTAGTCAAGGGCTTCCGGTTGCAAATATCATAGCTTATAAGGCATGTCATCAAG GGAGGTCACACGCTGCATGCAGAATTTGTTCGCCGACTGTCAGGAATTCTTGA
- the LOC122611092 gene encoding cleavage and polyadenylation specificity factor subunit 3-II, which yields MAIECLVLGAGQEVGKSCVVVTINGKKIMFDCGMHMGHVDHHRYPDFSLISKSGDFNNALSCIIITHFHLDHIGALPYFTEVCGYNGPIYMTYPTKALAPLMLEDYRKVMAGRGEEQQFTNENILNCLKKVSAVNIKQTVQVDKDLQIRAYYAGHVLGAAMIYASVGDTAMVYTGDYNMTPDRHLGAAQIDRLQLDLVITESTYATTTRDSKYVREREFLKAVHKCVGNGGKVLIPTFALGRAQELCILLDDYWERMNLKVPIYFSSGLTMQANLYYKVLINWTSQKVKDTYATRNAFDFKNVHTFDRSLLDAPGPCVLFATPGMISGGFSLEAFKHWAPSEANLITLPGYCVAGTVGHKLTSGNQKPEKVYLDKDTQIDVRCQIHQLSFSPHTDAKGIMDLVKFLSPKNVILVHGEKPKMEKLKGRIESELGIQCYHPANTEIVSFPSTHYVKSEVTNTFIRSSLIPNFKFSNVESTEMSPIKVHDDRVAEGILTMVQGQKVKIVHQDEFLAMVGTGKNDVEFAYCFALDFGCLKSCLSITEEISDSLGTIQVNSFRLAIFLNYIIRNSKYKKKKKKNLCMIRISDTTTTTTAPLLQSRNHSPPESSSSSPRPTTLALLLGRASGRHGSASSMLVRETAARQLEERRADWGYSKPVVALDMTWNLAFVAVSVVLLMCTVDEKPKVPIRVWVCGYALQCAVHVVLVWLEFKRRNNNNNNRRVLNDNNNYNNNNNGSDFSFDGSEDGFEDDDDARVGAFFASNRISYTKRCENLNTMVSFVWWLVGFYWMVTGGEVLMHSAPRLYWLTVVFLAFDVFFAIFCVVLACLIGIALCCCLPCIIAILYAVAGQEGASEADLNVLPKYRFQVSNDENKHDVGAGKMVPIESNAGYLAVERVLLPEDADCCICLSTYEDGTELHSLPCNHHFHAPCIVKWLKMNATCPLCKYNILKGNEQV from the exons ATGGCGATCGAGTGTCTTGTTTTAG GTGCAGGACAGGAAGTGGGTAAGAGCTGTGTGGTTGTAACTATAAATGGAAAAAAGATTATGTTCGATTGTGGGATGCATATGGGTCATGTTGATCATCACCGTTACCCTGATTTTTCTCTCATTTCCAAATCTGGAGATTTCAATAATGCTCTCTCTTGCATTATTATTACGCACTT TCACTTGGATCATATTGGAGCTCTTCCATACTTCACTGAAGTTTGTGGTTATAATGGACCGATTTACATGACG TACCCTACAAAAGCTTTGGCTCCACTTATGCTGGAAGATTACCGGAAAGTGATGGCTGGAAGGGGAGAGGAACAACAGTTCACTAATGAGAACATTCTTAATTGTTTGAAGAAAG TTAGTGCAGTGAATATTAAGCAAACAGTGCAAGTTGACAAGGATCTTCAGATTCGTGCTTACTATGCTGGACAT GTTCTTGGAGCTGCAATGATTTATGCCAGTGTAGGCGACACCGCTATGGTTTATACAGGAGATTATAACATGACACCTGATAGACATCTTGGAGCAGCTCAAATTGACCGACTGCAATTAGACCTTGTTATAACCGA GTCAACATATGCAACAACTACTCGTGACTCAAAATATGTCCGAGAAAGGGAATTTCTTAAGGCT GTTCATAAATGTGTTGGCAATGGAGGAAAGGTACTGATTCCTACATTTGCTCTTGGAAGGGCTCAG GAACTCTGTATATTGTTGGATGATTACTGGGAACGGATGAATCTCAAGGTTCCTATCTACTTCTCATCAG GTTTGACAATGCAAGCTAATTTGTATTACAAAGTACTCATTAATTGGACTAGCCAGAAGGTGAAAGACACATATGCTACTCGGAACGCGTTTGATTTTAAAAATG TTCACACATTTGACCGGTCATTACTAGATGCACCTGGACCCTGTGTACTTTTTGCTACACCAGGAATGATTAGTGGTGGTTTTTCACTTGAAGCTTTTAAGCACTGGGCCCCATCTGAAGCAAATCTTATTACACTTCCAGGGTACTGTGTTGCTGGAACTGTAGGACACAAATTAACGTCTGGCAACCAGAAGCCCGAAAAAGTTTATTTGGACAAAGATACCCAGATTGATGTCCGCTGCCAG aTCCATCAATTGTCTTTTAGCCCACATACTGATGCCAAAGGAATAATGGATCTTGTAAAGTTTCTGTCTCCCAAAAATGTCATTCTTGTACATGGTGAAAAACCTAAGATGGAGAAGCTTAAGGGAAGAATTGAGTCAGAACTTGGAATACAATGTTATCATCCAGCAAATACTGAAATTGTATCTTTCCCTTCGACCCATTATGTTAAATCTGAGGTCACCAACACATTTATCCGTAGTTCTTTGATACCCAACTTCAAGTTCTCAAATGTTGAAAGTACAGAAATGTCCCCAATTAAGGTTCATGATGACAGAGTAGCTGAAGGGATCCTAACCATGGTTCAAGGTCAGAAAGTAAAGATTGTGCACCAGGATGAGTTTTTGGCTATGGTTGGAACAGGAAAGAATGACGTTGAGTTCGCTTACTGTTTTGCGCTAGATTTTGGCTGTTTGAAAAGTTGTTTATCAATCACTGAAGAGATTTCT GATTCCTTGGGAACAATTCAGGTGAACTCTTTTCGTCTTGCAATCT TTTTGAATTACATTATCAGAAattcaaaatacaaaaaaaaaaaaaaaaaaaatttatgcatGATCAGAATATCAGA caccaccaccaccacaaccgcGCCCTTACTGCAATCACGTAACCACTCACCACCCgaatcatcatcgtcatcccCTAGACCCACCACGCTCGCTCTTCTATTAGGCCGTGCATCAGGTCGCCATGGCAGCGCCTCATCTATGCTTGTCCGCGAAACCGCAGCCCGGCAGCTCGAAGAACGCCGCGCTGATTGGGGCTACTCGAAACCGGTTGTTGCTTTAGACATGACATGGAACCTGGCGTTTGTTGCGGTGTCTGTGGTTTTGTTGATGTGTACGGTCGATGAGAAACCAAAAGTTCCTATTAGGGTTTGGGTCTGTGGCTATGCCCTTCAGTGTGCGGTTCATGTTGTGCTTGTTTGGTTGGAATTTAAAAGAcggaataataataataataataggagagttttaaatgataataataattataataataataataatggaagtGATTTTAGTTTTGATGGTAGTGAAGATGGTtttgaggatgatgatgatgcaagAGTCGGGGCGTTTTTCGCCTCAAATAGAATCAG CTACACTAAAAGATGTGAAAATCTTAACACGATGGTATCTTTTGTTTGGTGGCTAGTCGGTTTCTACTGGATGGTCACTGGTGGTGAGGTTCTTATGCACAGTGCTCCACGTCTCTACTG GTTGACTGTGGTCTTTTTGGCATTCGATGTGTTCTTTGCCATATTTTGTGTTGTTTTGGCATGTTTAATAGGGATTGCTCTTTGTTGTTGCTTGCCCTGCATTATTGCAATTCTATATGCTGTTGCTGGCCAG GAAGGTGCATCTGAAGCAGACCTCAACGTTCTTCCAAAATACAGATTTCAGGTGTCCAATGATGAGAATAAGCATGATGTGGGTGCCGGAAAAATGGTTCCCATCGAATCAAATGCTGGTTACTTGGCTGTTGAACGTGTTCTTCTTCCTGAGGATGCG GACTGCTGCATATGTTTAAGCACCTACGAAGATGGAACAGAACTTCATTCGCTTCCCTGCAACCATCATTTCCATGCTCCATGCATTGTGAAATGGCTGAAGATGAATGCAACTTGTCCGCTTTGCAAGTACAACATTCTTAAGGGAAACGAACAAGTTTAA